GTCGACGGGGTGGCGGGAATCCTCCGATGCCCCCGCGCGTTGACCAGGGAGACGGCACCCCGCCGTCCCCACCGCATTCCAACGACGTAAGGACCCAATGACCTCCTCCTCTTCCTCTTCTCAGGCCACCAAGCGCCTCGCGCGCACTCACCCCGAGGGTCTCCGGGCCGATGCCCTGATGGAAGAGGACGTCACCTGGAGCCACGAGATCGACGGAGAGCGGGACGGCGACCAGCTCGACCGCTCCGAGCGTGCGGCCCTCCGCCGCGTCGCCGGCCTCTCCACCGAACTCGAGGACGTCACCGAGGTCGAGTACCGCCAGCTCCGCCTGGAGCGGGTCGTCCTCGTCGGCGTCTGGACCTCGGGCACCATCCAGGACGCGGACAACTCCCTCGCGGAGCTCGCCGCCCTCGCGGAGACCGCCGGCGCCCTCGTGCTCGACGGCGTCACCCAGCGCCGCGACAAGCCCGACGCGGCGACGTACATCGGCTCCGGCAAGGCCGAGGAGCTGCGGGACATCGTCATCGAGACCGGCGCCGACACCGTCATCTGCGACGGTGAGCTGAGCCCCGGCCAGCTGATCCACCTGGAAGACGTCGTCAAGGTCAAGGTCATCGACCGTACGGCCCTGATCCTCGACATCTTCGCCCAGCACGCCAAGTCCCGTGAGGGCAAGGCGCAGGTCGCGCTCGCGCAGATGCAGTACATGCTGCCGAGGCTGCGCGGCTGGGGCCAGTCGCTGTCCCGGCAGATGGGCGGCGGCAAGGGCGGCGGCCTCGCCACCCGCGGTCCCGGCGAGACCAAGATCGAGACGGACCGGCGGCGGATCCGCGAGAAGATGGCGAAGATGCGCCGGGAGATCGCGGAGATGAAGACCGGCCGCGAGATCAAGCGCCAGGAGCGGCGCCGCAACAAGGTGCCCTCCGTCGCCATCGCCGGCTACACCAACGCCGGCAAGTCCTCGCTGCTCAACCGCCTCACCGGCGCGGGCGTCCTGGTCGAGAACGCGCTGTTCGCGACGCTGGACCCGACCGTGCGCCGGGCCGAGACCCCGGGCGGGCGGCTGTACACCCTGGCGGACACGGTCGGCTTCGTCCGGCACCTGCCGCACCACCTGGTCGAGGCGTTCCGCTCCACGATGGAGGAGGTCGGCGACTCCGACCTGATCCTGCACGTGGTGGACGGTTCGCACCCGGTCCCGGAGGAGCAGCTGGCCGCCGTGCGCGAGGTGATCAGGGACGTCGGCGCCACCGACGTGCCCGAGATCGTCGTCGTCAACAAGGCCGACGCGGCCGACCCGCTGGTGCTCCAGCGGCTGCTGCGGACCGAGAAGCGCGCGATCGCCGTCTCCGCCCGCACGGGCCGCGGCATCGACGAGCTGCTCGCCCTGATCGACGCGGAGCTGCCGCGCCCGGCGATCGAGGTGGAGGCCCTGGTGCCGTACACGCACGGCAAGCTGGTCGCCCGCGCACACGCCGAGGGCGAGGTCCTCTCCGAGGAGCACACCCCGGAGGGCACTCTGCTCAAGGTACGGGTGCACGAGGAACTGGCGGCGGACCTGGAGCCGTACACTCCGGCCCCGCTCGCCTGACCGCACCGGCCCCCACAGGCGGTACGGCGACGCCGTACGGCCCCCCCGGACCGTACGGCGTCGCCGTGAAGCGAAAGGGCCCGGCCCCTGCGAGGGGGTCGGGCCCTTTTCGCCGCTCTTCGGCCGCGTGCTCGCGCGGCCTACCGCGCGGCTGCGAACTTCTTGCTCACCGCGTCGTAGACGCCCTTCGCCACGTCACCCAGACGCGGACCGGCCAGCCAGCCGGCGCTGACCGGGCCGATGGAGGTGTTGGAGACCAGCGCGGGCTTGCCGTCCGAGCCCGTCTCCACCCAGCCGCCGCCGGACGAACCGCCGGTCATGGTGCAGCCGATGCGGTACATCGTCGGGTCGTTCTGCTCGATCGACAGCCGGCCCGGCTTGTCCTGGCAGCGGTACAGCGTCTGACCGTCGTACGGCGGCGCCGCCGGGTAGCCGGTGGCCGTGACGCTGTCGACGTCCGGCACGGCGGGCGCGTCGAAGTTCACCGGCAGCGCCGAACCGACCGTCTCCTCCAGCGACTTGCCGCCGCTGCCCTTCTCCGGCGTCACATGGATCACGGCGTAGTCGTACGCGGCGCCCTGGCCACCCGTCTCGCCACCCTGTTCGATCCACTGCTGCGAGGTCTGCGCCCAGTCGCCCCACCAGACCCCGTACGGCGCGACCTCCTCGCGGGAGGCGTCCACCAACTGGGCCGCGGTCTCACCGGCGTTGTTGTACGCGGGCACGAAGGCAATGTTGCGGTACCAACCGCCCTTCTTGCCGGCGTGCACGCAGTGGCCCGCGGTCCACACCAGGTTGGACTTGCCCGGGTGCGCCGGGTCCTCGACCACCGTCGCCGAGCAGACCATCGTGCCCTCGGGTGCGTCGAAGAAGACCTTGCCCGCGGTGGGCGCGCTGTCGTGGTACGGCGCCGCGACCGACTGGGCCCGCACCGGGGCGGGCGTCTGGTCGGTGACGCCCTGGTCGGCGGCGAGATCCTTGGCGTCGACGCCCTTGTCCGGGTCGTCGGCCTTGCGCATCCGGTCCGGGTCCCACAGGCCCTGGATGATGGGGTTGATGTACTCGTTGGCCTCGCGCAGCCAGTCGTCCTTGTCCCAGTTCTTCCAGGCGCCGCCCTTCCACTTGTCCAGGTCGAAGCCGTGCTCCTTGAGCTTCTGCTTGACGTCGTCCGGGATGTGGATCTTGCCGTCGTCGCCGGCGGAGGGGCTCGCGGAGGTCTCCGCGTTCGCCGTGGTGTCGTCGTCCGAGCCGCAGGCGGTGGCCGTCAGCGCCAGTGCGGCGGCCAGTGCGACGGCGGCCGGGGCGGGGGAGATCCTGCGGCGTCCGCTCCTTTCTCGGCGAGCGGCGAAGAGCGGGCGTATGGGTCGCATGGTGTGAAGTCCCCCTGGAAAGAACGGGATGGTGCTGCGGAGTTGACTGTCGTGCGGGAGTGAGTCCCCTGCTCGTACGGCTTTACGCGACGGCACCACACACTATGCGGTCGCTGTGGGTGGTTGCCCACCGGAGGGCAACGGTTGCGTCACGGCAGCGGCACTCAAGAGCCGCCCGCACAAGGGCTGTCGGGGCAACGGCAGGTGAAAGATCGTGCCCGTGCCCGCTTCCCTCCGGCCCCTCCCGTCGTTGGTGGTTACGGGGCCTGCCGCCCGGCTGTCCGGCGCGGGCGTGCGGCGCCCCGGCAACTCGCCGTCGGGAAGCGGGAGGAACCGTCGTCGTGACAGTGACCGGATCTGCGGTGGCGTCCGAGGCAGGAGACGCGGGAGAGGCAGGAGGCGCGGGAGACGCCGCGGAGGCATCGGTGGTGACGGGGGCGCACGCGTCCGCGGACGCGCTCGGGGCGCACGTGCCCGGAGGTACGCGCGGGGCGCACGAGGGCATCCTGCGCCGGCAGGCGGCCCGCGAGTCCGCCGCCCGCACCTACGCGCGCGCCCTGCCGATCGTGCCCGTACGCGCCCGCGGCCTCACCATCGAGGGCGCCGACGGCCGCCGTTACCTCGACTGCCTCTCCGGCGCGGGCACACTGGCCCTCGGCCACAACCACCCCGTGGTCCTGGAGGCCGTCCGCCGGGTCCTGGACTCCGGGGCCCCGCTCAACTGCCTCGACCTGGCCACCCCCGTCAAGGACGCCTTCACCACCGAACTGTTCCGGACCCTGCCCCCGGGGCTCGCCGAGCGCGCCCGCGTCCAGTTCTGCGGACCCGCCGGAACCGACGCCGTCGAAGCCGCGCTCAAACTGGTCCGCGCGGCCACCGGACGGACCGGGATCCTCGCCTTCACCGGCGCCTACCACGGACAGACCGCGGGAGCGCTCGAAGCATCCGGGGGCGCGAGCGACGTACGGGTGGCGCGCCTGCCGTATCCGCAGGACTACCGCTGCCCGTTCGGCGTCGGCGGCGCGCGCGGCGCCGAACTCGCCGCGCGCTGGACCGAGTCGCTGCTGGACGACCCCAAGTCCGGGGTGCCGCGGCCCGCCGGGATGATCCTCGAACCGGTGCAGGGCGAGGGAGGCGTGCTCCCCGCGCCCGACGCCTGGCTGCGCCGCATGCGCGCGCTCACCGAGGCGCGTTCGATTCCACTGATCGTGGACGAGGTACAGACCGGGGTGGGCCGCACGGGCCGCTACTGGGCGGTCGAACACAGCGGCACGGTGCCCGATGTGATGGTGCTGTCCAAGGCCATCGGCGGCAGCCTGCCGCTCGCCGTCATCGTCTACCGCGACGACCTCGACGTCTGGCCGCCGGGCGCCCACGCGGGCACCTTCCGCGGCAACCAGCTCGCCATGGCCGCGGGCACGGCGACCCTGGCGTACGTCCGCGAGAACGGGCTCGCCGGGCGGGCGGCGGAACTGGGCGAACGGATGCTCGGCCAGCTCCGTGAGCTGGCGCGGTCGTACGCGTGCGTGGGGGAGGTGCGGGGGCGCGGGCTGATGATCGGGGTGGAGCTGGTCGATCCGGCGGGGGAGCCGGGCGGTCGGGACGGGGAGCGGGGCAAGCCCGGTACCTGCGCGTCGCCCGACGGCCGTACGGAGACGGATGACGGCCGTACGGAGACGGGTCACGGTCTCACGGAGACGGGCCGCGGCCTCACGGGGGCGGCGGGGCACGAGCCCCGCCCCACCGCGCCCCACCTCGCGGCGGCCGTGCAGCGGGAGTGTCTGCGGCGCGGGCTCATCGTCGAACTGGGCGGCCGCGACGCCAGTGTCGTACGGCTGCTGCCCCCGCTGACGATCACCGACGAGCAGGCCTCCGCCGTACTGGACCGCCTCGCCGACGCCGTGGCGGCGGTGGCCGGGGGACCGCGCGCCGGCGCGTGAGGCAATCGTGCGCCGTGGCCGGGTCCGCCGCGCGCCCCTCGTAACCAAGGAGCCAGTGTGAACACGACCGCCGCCCTCGCCGGTGCGGACGCCGAGGACGTCCCGCCGCCCGCCGGTCCGTCGGACCCCGTCGAGCGGCTGTCGGCGCCCCGCCCGGCGGGCCCGCCCGACCGCCGTACGGCGAGTGACGAGCACCGAGCGCGCGGCCACCACGAACCGCTCGCCCACCTCGCCCCGCTCGCCCACCTCGATCATCCCGACCACCATGAACGCCCCGACCACCACGAACGCCCCGACCCGCTCGACCACCCCGACCCGTACGCCGCCGCGCAGGCCGCCGGTGTCGACAATCTGCTGCGCTGTTGGGTGCGGGAGAACGGGTTCGCGGCGCCGGGCGACGACGGCGTCCTCCGCGTCCCGCTGCCCGCCTCCGGCACCCATCTGCGCGTGCCGGTCCGCCACTGGTCGGCGACCGGCTGGCACCGCTTCGGGGCGCCGGCCCTGACGGACGCGCCGGAGTCCGCCCCGCCCGTCGACGCCGTGACGCTCGCGGCCCTGCTGGCCAGGGAGGCCGGCGCACGCGCAGGCGCGCCCGGGGCGGGGGCGGAGGCCGCCGACCTCGTGGGGCGCGTCGCCGACTCCGTGCGCCGTACCGCCGTCTTCCTGCGCGACCGCCGCGCCCGCCCCGACGACGGACCCGACCTCTTCCTCGCCGCCGAACAGGCGCTGCTCCTCGGCCACCCGCTGCACCCCACGCCGAAGAGCCGCGAAGGGCTCTCCGAGGCGGAGACCGGCCGCTACTCGCCGGAAGCACGCGGCTCCTTCCCGCTGCACTGGTTCGCCGTGGCCCCCGCCGCCCTCGCGACCGACTCCGCCTGGACCGAACGCGGACGGCCCGTGCCCGCCGCCCGGCTGACCGCGCGACTCGCGGGCCACGGTCTGCCGCTGCCCGCCGGGCACGCCGCGCTCCCCGTCCACCCCTGGCAGGCACGCGAACTGCGCCTGCGACCGGGTGTCGCCGCGCTGTTCGACGCCGGGCTGCTCCGCGACCTCGGCCCGTACGGCCCGGCCTGGCACCCCACCTCGTCCGTCCGCACGGTCCACCGCACCGGCGCCCCCGCCATGCTCAAGCTGTCGCTGGGTCTGCGCATCACCAACTCCCGCCGGGAGAACCTGCGCAAGGAACTGCACCGGGGTGTCGAGGCGCATCGGCTGCTGCGCACCGGCCTGGGCCGGCGGTGGCGGGCCGCCCACCCCGGCTTCGACATCGTCCGCGACCCGGCCTGGCTCGCCGTCGACGACCCGGACGGCGGTCCCGTGCCCGGCCTCGACGTGCTGCTCCGCCACAACCCGTTCGCCGCGTCGGACGACGTGTCGTGCGTGGCGGGCCTGGTCGCGCCGCGCCCGCTGCCGGGGTCGGCGTCCGTAGGCGCCCCGCCCGGTACCGGCTCCCGGCTCGCCCGTCTCGTCACCCGGCTGGCCCGCCGCACCGGCCGGCCGCCCGGTGCCGTGTCCGTCGAGTGGTTCCTGCGCTATCTGGAGGCGGTCGTACGGCCCCTGCTGTGGTTGGACGCGGAGGCCGGGATCGCGCTGGAGGCGCACCAGCAGAACACCCTGCTCCTGCTGGACCGCGACGGCTGGCCGGCCGGCGGCCGCTACCGCGACAACCAGGGCTACTACTTCCGCGCCTCCCGGCACGCGGAACTCGACGCCCTCCTGCCCGGCATCGGGGCCCACAGCGACACCTTCGTCGCCGACGCGGTCGCCGACGAACGGTTCGCCTACTACCTCGGCATCAACAACGTGTTCGGACTGATCGGTGCGTTCGGCGCGCAGCGCCTGGCCGACGAGCGGCTGCTGCTCGCCGCGTTCCGCGGCTTCCTCACCGCCGTCGCCACCGGTCCGGACCGGCTCCGTACGAGCCTGCCGTCCCGTCTGCTGGACTCACCCGTGCTGCGCTGCAAGGCCAATCTGCTGACCCGGCTGCACGGGCTCGACGAACTCGTCGGTCCCGTCGACACCCAGTCCGTGTACGTCACCCTCGCCAACCCCCTCCATGGCTGACCACGGCCCACCCCCGTCTGCCGAGAGGAGCGTCCACGTGCCCTCCCACCACGCGCGCACCGACGACGGCGCTCCGGCGCGCCGCACCGCCGTGCCCGCCGCCCAGCCCCTGTCCGTCCCCGACGAGTCCGACTGCGAGACGACGCTGAGCCTGCGGCCGGCCGAGGCGTTCGCCGCGCCCGCACCCGACGCGGGGGACGCGGACGCCGGCCCCGCCGACGACCTGCTCGGCCGGATCGGGGACTGGGGCCCGGTCGCCACCCCCGTCGGCGCCTTCCGGCTGCTGCCGGTCCGCCCGGAGCGGGACGCCCCGCTGGTCGCGCGCTGGATGAACGATCCGGCGGTCGCCGCGTTCTGGGAGCTCGACGGGCCCGACGACGTCACCGGACGGCATCTGCGCGCCCAGGTGGACGGGGACGGCCACAGCGTGCCCTGCCTCGGCGTGCTGGACGGCGCGGCGATGAGCTACTGGGAGGTGTACCGCGCCGACCTCGACCCCCTGGCCCGGCACTATCCGGCCCGGCCGCACGACACCGGCGTCCATCTGCTCCTCGGCGCCGTCGCCGACCGGGGCCGCGGGCTCGGCTCGGTGCTGCTGCGGTCGGTCACCGACCTGATCCTCGACCACCGCCCGGCCTGCGCCCGCGTGGTCGCGGAGCCCGACCTGCGCAACACCGCCTCCCTCACCGCCTTCCTGAGCGCGGGGTTCCGCTTCTCCGCCGAGCTGACGCTGCCCGGGAGGCGGGCGGCCCTGATGATCCGCGACCGTTCGCTGCGGCATCTGATGTGAACGCGACCACCCCGCCCGGGGACGGCTCGCGCGGGCGCCCCTCACCACCCCGGGCCGCCCCTCGCGCTCCGGCCGTCCGGCCCCGGTTGTCGGTCCCGGGCCGTAGGGTGGTCGGGCTATGACGAAGCCCTCACTTCCCGAACTCCTCCACGCAGCCGTCACCGCCGTCGGCGGCACGGAGCGCCCCGGCCAGGTGACCATGGCCCAAGCCGTCGCGGACGCCGTCGACGACGGCTCCCACCTGCTGGTCCAGGCCGGCACCGGCACCGGCAAGTCCCTGGGCTACCTGGTGCCGGCGCTCGCGCACGGCGAGCCGGTGGTCGTCGCGACGGCCACGCTGGCGCTGCAACGCCAGCTCGTCGAGCGGGACCTCCCGCGCACGGTCGAGGCGCTGCACCCGCTGCTGCGCCGCCGCCCGGAGTTCGCGATGCTCAAGGGCCGCTCGAACTACCTGTGTCTGCACCGGCTGCACGAGGGCATGCCGCAGGACGAGGAGGAGGGCCTGTTCGACCAGTTCGAGGCGGCGGCCCCCACCAGCAAGCTGGGCCAGGACCTGCTGCGGCTGCGCGACTGGTCGGACGAGACGGAGACCGGCGACCGGGACGACCTGACCCCCGGCGTCTCCGACCGCGCCTGGGCGCAGATCTCCGTGTCCTCGCGGGAGTGCCTGGGCGCCTCCAAGTGCGCCTACGGCGCCGAGTGCTTCGCCGAGGCGGCCCGGGAGCGGGCCAAGCTCGCCGAGGTCGTCGTCACCAACCACGCGCTGCTCGCCATCGACGCCATCGAGGGCGCCCCGGTGCTGCCGCAGCACGAGGTGCTGATCGTCGACGAGGCGCACGAACTGGTCTCCCGGGTCACCGGCGTCGCCACCGGTGAGCTCACCCCGGGCCAGGTCAACCGCGCGGTGCGGCGCGCGGCCAAGCTCGTCAACGAGAGGGCCGCCGACCAGCTCCAGACCGCCG
The DNA window shown above is from Streptomyces sp. NBC_00670 and carries:
- a CDS encoding diaminobutyrate--2-oxoglutarate transaminase family protein, whose product is MPGGTRGAHEGILRRQAARESAARTYARALPIVPVRARGLTIEGADGRRYLDCLSGAGTLALGHNHPVVLEAVRRVLDSGAPLNCLDLATPVKDAFTTELFRTLPPGLAERARVQFCGPAGTDAVEAALKLVRAATGRTGILAFTGAYHGQTAGALEASGGASDVRVARLPYPQDYRCPFGVGGARGAELAARWTESLLDDPKSGVPRPAGMILEPVQGEGGVLPAPDAWLRRMRALTEARSIPLIVDEVQTGVGRTGRYWAVEHSGTVPDVMVLSKAIGGSLPLAVIVYRDDLDVWPPGAHAGTFRGNQLAMAAGTATLAYVRENGLAGRAAELGERMLGQLRELARSYACVGEVRGRGLMIGVELVDPAGEPGGRDGERGKPGTCASPDGRTETDDGRTETGHGLTETGRGLTGAAGHEPRPTAPHLAAAVQRECLRRGLIVELGGRDASVVRLLPPLTITDEQASAVLDRLADAVAAVAGGPRAGA
- the hflX gene encoding GTPase HflX; the protein is MTSSSSSSQATKRLARTHPEGLRADALMEEDVTWSHEIDGERDGDQLDRSERAALRRVAGLSTELEDVTEVEYRQLRLERVVLVGVWTSGTIQDADNSLAELAALAETAGALVLDGVTQRRDKPDAATYIGSGKAEELRDIVIETGADTVICDGELSPGQLIHLEDVVKVKVIDRTALILDIFAQHAKSREGKAQVALAQMQYMLPRLRGWGQSLSRQMGGGKGGGLATRGPGETKIETDRRRIREKMAKMRREIAEMKTGREIKRQERRRNKVPSVAIAGYTNAGKSSLLNRLTGAGVLVENALFATLDPTVRRAETPGGRLYTLADTVGFVRHLPHHLVEAFRSTMEEVGDSDLILHVVDGSHPVPEEQLAAVREVIRDVGATDVPEIVVVNKADAADPLVLQRLLRTEKRAIAVSARTGRGIDELLALIDAELPRPAIEVEALVPYTHGKLVARAHAEGEVLSEEHTPEGTLLKVRVHEELAADLEPYTPAPLA
- a CDS encoding trypsin-like serine peptidase yields the protein MRPIRPLFAARRERSGRRRISPAPAAVALAAALALTATACGSDDDTTANAETSASPSAGDDGKIHIPDDVKQKLKEHGFDLDKWKGGAWKNWDKDDWLREANEYINPIIQGLWDPDRMRKADDPDKGVDAKDLAADQGVTDQTPAPVRAQSVAAPYHDSAPTAGKVFFDAPEGTMVCSATVVEDPAHPGKSNLVWTAGHCVHAGKKGGWYRNIAFVPAYNNAGETAAQLVDASREEVAPYGVWWGDWAQTSQQWIEQGGETGGQGAAYDYAVIHVTPEKGSGGKSLEETVGSALPVNFDAPAVPDVDSVTATGYPAAPPYDGQTLYRCQDKPGRLSIEQNDPTMYRIGCTMTGGSSGGGWVETGSDGKPALVSNTSIGPVSAGWLAGPRLGDVAKGVYDAVSKKFAAAR
- a CDS encoding IucA/IucC family protein: MNTTAALAGADAEDVPPPAGPSDPVERLSAPRPAGPPDRRTASDEHRARGHHEPLAHLAPLAHLDHPDHHERPDHHERPDPLDHPDPYAAAQAAGVDNLLRCWVRENGFAAPGDDGVLRVPLPASGTHLRVPVRHWSATGWHRFGAPALTDAPESAPPVDAVTLAALLAREAGARAGAPGAGAEAADLVGRVADSVRRTAVFLRDRRARPDDGPDLFLAAEQALLLGHPLHPTPKSREGLSEAETGRYSPEARGSFPLHWFAVAPAALATDSAWTERGRPVPAARLTARLAGHGLPLPAGHAALPVHPWQARELRLRPGVAALFDAGLLRDLGPYGPAWHPTSSVRTVHRTGAPAMLKLSLGLRITNSRRENLRKELHRGVEAHRLLRTGLGRRWRAAHPGFDIVRDPAWLAVDDPDGGPVPGLDVLLRHNPFAASDDVSCVAGLVAPRPLPGSASVGAPPGTGSRLARLVTRLARRTGRPPGAVSVEWFLRYLEAVVRPLLWLDAEAGIALEAHQQNTLLLLDRDGWPAGGRYRDNQGYYFRASRHAELDALLPGIGAHSDTFVADAVADERFAYYLGINNVFGLIGAFGAQRLADERLLLAAFRGFLTAVATGPDRLRTSLPSRLLDSPVLRCKANLLTRLHGLDELVGPVDTQSVYVTLANPLHG
- a CDS encoding GNAT family N-acetyltransferase, which encodes MPSHHARTDDGAPARRTAVPAAQPLSVPDESDCETTLSLRPAEAFAAPAPDAGDADAGPADDLLGRIGDWGPVATPVGAFRLLPVRPERDAPLVARWMNDPAVAAFWELDGPDDVTGRHLRAQVDGDGHSVPCLGVLDGAAMSYWEVYRADLDPLARHYPARPHDTGVHLLLGAVADRGRGLGSVLLRSVTDLILDHRPACARVVAEPDLRNTASLTAFLSAGFRFSAELTLPGRRAALMIRDRSLRHLM